Proteins from a genomic interval of Salvelinus sp. IW2-2015 linkage group LG14, ASM291031v2, whole genome shotgun sequence:
- the gja1b gene encoding gap junction alpha-1 protein produces the protein MGDWSALGRLLDKVQAYSTAGGKVWLSVLFIFRILVLGTAVESAWGDEQSAFKCNTQQPGCENVCYDKSFPISHVRFWVLQIIFVSTPTLLYLAHVFYLLRIEQKINRKEEGLKTIQNDGGDVDVPLKKIELKKLKHGLEEHGKVKMKGALLRTYIVSIFFKSIFEVGFLVIQWYIYGFSLAAVYTCERSPCPHRVDCFLSRPTEKTVFIIFMLVVSLVSLVLNVIELFYVTFKRIKDRVKGKQPPXHYPGTGTLSPTPKDLSTTKYAYYNGCSSPTAPLSPMSPPGYKLATGERTNSVRNYNKQANEQNWANYSTEQNRLGQNGSTISNSHAQAFDLPDDTQESKKLTPGHELQPLALMDPRPCSRASSRMSSRPRPDDLDV, from the coding sequence ATGGGTGACTGGAGTGCTTTGGGGAGGCTACTGGACAAGGTTCAGGCTTACTCCACGGCTGGAGGGAAGGTGTGGCTCTCTGTCCTCTTCATCTTCAGGATCCTGGTGCTGGGGACGGCTGTGGAGTCTGCCTGGGGGGACGAGCAATCCGCCTTCAAGTGCAACACCCAGCAACCTGGTTGTGAGAACGTGTGTTACGACAAATCCTTTCCTATATCACATGTAAGGTTCTGGGTGCTACAGATTATCTTTGTCTCGACGCCGACTCTTCTCTACCTTGCCCATGTGTTCTACCTGTTGCGAATAGAGCAGAAGATTAACCGCAAAGAGGAAGGGCTGAAAACCATCCAGAACGACGGAGGCGACGTGGACGTACCTCTGAAGAAGATTGAGTTAAAAAAGCTCAAGCATGGGCTGGAGGAGCATGGGAAGGTTAAGATGAAGGGAGCCCTCTTGAGAACCTACATCGTCAGCATTTTCTTTAAGTCCATCTTTGAGGTGGGCTTCCTGGTCATACAGTGGTACATTTACGGCTTCAGCTTGGCTGCTGTCTACACCTGTGAGAGGTCCCCCTGCCCKCACAGAGTCGACTGTTTCCTCTCCAGACCCACTGAGAAAACCGTCTTCATCATTTTCATGCTggtggtctctctggtctccctggtTCTGAACGTCATTGAGCTCTTCTACGTGACGTTCAAGAGGATCAAGGACCGCGTGAAGGGGAAACAACCGCCCYTCCACTACCCTGGCACRGGGACATTAAGCCCCACTCCCAAGGATCTSTCCACCACTAAGTATGCCTACTATAATGGCTGTTCCTCTCCCACTGCCCCCCTGTCACCCATGTCACCCCCGGGGTACAAGCTGGCCACTGGGGAGAGAACCAACTCCGTTCGCAACTACAACAAGCAAGCCAACGAGCAAAACTGGGCCAACTACAGCACGGAGCAGAACCGCCTGGGCCAGAATGGCAGCACCATCTCCAACTCCCATGCACAGGCCTTTGACTTRCCTGACGACACCCAGGAGAGTAAGAAACTGACCCCAGGGCACGAGCTGCAGCCGTTGGCCTTGATGGACCCCAGGCCCTGCAGTCGAGCCAGCAGTCGCATGAGCAGTCGGCCAAGGCCAGATGATCTAGATGTCTAG